The genome window TGGCTCGGCAGTTATGGCGGGTACTGATGAGCAATTTATTCAATTAGTGACCCGTCTCAGAACAGATGCGTCTTTTCGCCAGTCAGCAATTCATGGTGCTAAAAAAATTGCTGAACGATTTGATAGCGGTGCTGGCGCCAAGCGCTTAGTCGCGATGTATCAAGAGTTGCTAAAAGAAGATGAGGAATGCGCGTAGGCTTGTTCACCGATACCTATCGACCGTCGATTAACGGCATCGTTTTTGTGGTCGAATCGCTCAAGCGCGAGCTCGAGGCGCTGGGTCATGACGTCTATGTGTTCTGCCCCGCCAAGTCGATAAATCCGGCCAAGCAGGCTGAGCTACTTAACGAAGACCCGGATTCGCACATCGTCCGCTTTCCATCGATCAAGGGTGCGTTTTTTGATGATTACGATACGTCGGTGTTCTTCCCGCCGGTGGTGCAGCGCCGTATCAAAGAGCTGGAGCTCGACATCGTGCATATCTTTACGCCGTCGCAAATCGGGCTGGTTGGCGTCAGTGCGGCGCACAAGCAGCAGATCCCCCTCGTCATCCAGCACTGCACCGATATGTACGAATTTGCCGAGCATTATCCGGCGGTGCTGCCGGGGATTTTGACACTGGCCGGCGTGGTGCTACCACTGTCGATTAAGCTAAGGGGCCGTGATTTATTTGAACTGGTCAAGCTATATCGGCCGCGTGGTATCACCAAATGGAACCGGGCCATCATCGAGTGCGTCATCACTATTCTCTACAGCAAAGCCGACGCCGTCATCGCCCTCAGTCGCAAAAGCGTCGCTCAGCTCAGCGGCTGGCAGGATGACGATCATCTGTATGATTTGACATTGCTGCCAAATGGTGTCAATGCCCTGCCGCGGCCGTCGGCGGCTCAGCTCAAGGCCTTTCGGGCAGGGTGGGGTCTCCGGGCGTCTGATGAAGTGTTTGGTTTCATCGGGCGGCTGGGCGAAGAGAAAAACTTACCAATTTTGATCAAGGCCTTTGACAAGTACGTCGCCAAGGCTCGCCCCAAATCCAAATTACTGTTCGTTGGCGATTTCGAGTATCGCAAAAGACTCGAGGAGATGGCAGCCGAGAGTAAGTACGCTGATCGGATCATCTTTACCGGCGCTCTGCCGCGTGAGGAATTAGGCGTAGCGTATCAGGCACTGGATGTGTTTTGCTTCCCGTCGCTCAAGGATACCCAGGGCTGGGTACTACACGAAGCGGCGCACGCCCGTAAGCCAATTATCATCATTGACACGCAAGTATCCGAGGTGGTGCGTGACGGTGTGAACGGTATGTTCGTGAAAAATCGGCCCAAGAGTATGGCAGATGCTATCATTACACTGCTCCGTTCGCCAGCTCGTCGAGCGAGGTTTGGCGCTGAGAGCAAAAAATTAGCGGCCACGTTCACCGAGCGCCGTCAGGTCCGCAAATTAGAGAAATTATATCGCCGGGTTATCGCCCAGAAAGCTGCCGCCGCGTCTCGCGATCTTGATCGCGCCGCTTGATGGTCTCGCGCTTGTCGTAGGTTTTTTTACCTCTGGCCAGAGCGATGACTACTTTAATGAACTTGCCGCTGGTTAATAATTTGGTCGGCACGATGGTCATGCCCTGCTTTTTTGCCTCAGAAAAGCGCGCTAATTGGCGTTTGCTGACTAATAATTTCCGCGCCGAGGTGTCGACACTGCGAGTATTTGCCTGGCCGCGAACGTTCAGCCGCAGCGAAAAGCTCGCGTTATTCAGCCATAATTCACCATTTCGCATGCTAACGAACGCTCCCTTCAGCTGTACGTGCCCTTCCCTGGCGGCGCGCACTTCTATGCCCGTCAGCACCAGCCCGGCCACAACCTCCTCGCCCAATTCATAGTCAAATCGCGCTCGGCGATTCACGACGGCGTGAGTGGATGACTTTTTGGTCTTGGTGGGCTTGGTCACGTGATCATTGTAGCATGTAGGCTGGAGCCTTAGCTAGAAGATGATTGGTTTGTCCGGGTTGTACTCTTTATCTGGAACGTACCGAAGCGGGATACCTGTCTAATCAAGCCTCACTAGCGTAGTAATTTCTTCTTCATCTGCATTCATCATATCCTCTCGCATTTCGTCTATGACGGCTGCAAGCTCCTCTAGGGCTACTTGCTTTTGTGACATCTCTAATTCATCATCGCTATATATGATATCAATACGGGTCAGGATTTCTTTGTATAGTTGATCAAGCAGCCTTGACTTGTCTAAGTCAAAGAGAGTTTGAATCCCTGCCATGTCTACTGACGCCTCTTCCTCTAAACGACGCCTCTCTTTTGTATTACCCCGCAGCTCAGCTAGTTTGCTGTTGAGGATTTTTTGGGTAATTTCAATGACAGTCTCCGCGTCAACGGGACGTGGAATTTCCCTTTCGGGGGCTAAAATTTTCTGGCTAAGCCAATTGAGCTTATGTGATGTATCCATTGTCTTCACTTTGTATTCTAGTCCGGCCAAGACGTGGTATTTCGCTGCGTTTGGCGCGAGTCCATCACTGAGAATTGCACCAAGCATCCCCTAAGCTCTTTAATCGCTTGCAGTTCTTCTTCTGGTATATCTTTGATGGCCTCTTGGTAGTTGTTGCGCTCATTTACCATCTCTTCAGCCGTGTTGTGATTGTCATGAACATCGCTATCTGAAGTATTCCACGGGAAATTATACCCACGCATATTATTGTCATACAGTGCCGTTCCGATTATGTGTAGCATGGCTGCTTGGGTGCGCGATGAAAGGGGTGACTCATTATTGTTAGTCTCCAATTCGGCTGGACAAAACTTTTTGACAAACTTTTCAGCTGGTGCAGCGATATGGGTAATGTCCTCACCACTGGCTGTGTAGTATCTTTTGTCTATTTGCTCTTCTGGTAGCGCTTGCGGTGTCGTCTCTATACTCATGGTCTCATATTATAACATTGTTTAACTATAAATACAATACCCGGCTATTGCTTTTCTAGCCCGTGCACTTCACCGGTTGTGAAGTCCCATTTGGCATTATGCTGACACTGACATACGAGAGCTAGGACATTGCGGCCGAGTTCCCCGACTGCTGGATGGTGGCATTCGCCCCTGATGGCCCAGCCGAGTAATCGTACTAATGAAGGATAATTATGAATATGATTCATGATAACCGATTGGTTGGCAGATCCCTTGATTGTATTAACGAGTCGCCACACAGAAAGGTCTGGCTTAAACTCTGGGTGCTTCTCGAGTATGTGCGCTACGTTCGCGATATTCTCGAGAATATCACAAATATCGATAGCCTCGTCGAGGTTTTCGAGCCGGGCGATGGCGGCGCGGAATTTTTCGTTGAGGCGCTGGTAACTGGGGAGGTTATCGCCTTCTGATCGTTGAATGCGGGCTTCTGTCAGTGGTATGATTACACCTTCAGTGGTAGCTGTGCTGGCTTCATCGTGGTGTGGCGGTATAGCGCGATCTCCGGCAATGGTCTTGAATGGTATAATTCTGGCCTTGCCGTGGTCTACTTCTGTTCTTGGCATGTGTTAAATAATACGATGTAATTACATAAAAGTCAATGATTAGCATCATAGTATGCTACAATATCCCAAGCATGATAGCCGACATCCACATCACCGAAAAAAGTTTTGGCGACAAGACGTTGATGCGCGACGTTAAGTTTAGTGTGGATGATGGCGAGAAGGTTGGCGTGGTCGGCCGCAATGGCGTCGGCAAGTCGACGTTGTTTGGGGTTTTGGCGGGCGCTGACACTGACTACACCGGCGAGGTGATTTTTCGCCGCGGCATCACCGTGGCGTCAACGGCGCAGGAGCATCATGGCTTGGGCGACCAGACGGTGCTGAGTTACATTTTGGCGGGGCTGCCAGAATATGCGGCCCTAAAGAAAATCATTGATGAATACCCTGAGACTATGGGCGATAATATGCGTAAAATTGAGGGGTATACCCAGGCGCTGGAGCGATTTGACCAGAAAGGGTTTTACCAGATTGAGGAGAAGATTGAGAGGGAGCTTGATAATTTCCAGCTGAATGGGTGCGGCGAGCGGCCGCTTGGTTCTCTGTCGGGTGGTCAGAAGCGACTGGTGGAGATCGTCAAGATTATGCATGCGGGGGCGCATTTGGCGCTGATTGATGAGCCGACTAATCACATGGATTATGTAGCGAAGCAGCAGTTTATCGACTGGATGAGTTCGCAGCCGCGCCAGGCCATGCTGATCATCACCCACGACCGCGATGTGCTGGGTCGGGTAGATCGAATCGTCGAACTTAAAGACGGCCAAGCGGTCAGTTACCGCGGTAATTATGACGCTTACCTCAAACAGAACGCTCAGGCGACGGCGGCGGGCATGAATAATTTTGAGCACATTGAAAAGCGGATGACCAACCTCAAACAAAAAGTGCTGGATTATCAGCGGCTAAAGGAAAAGTCGCGAAATCCCGGCACCATCCAAAAGTTCAAGCGGCTGGAGAATGAAGCGCGGGCCGAGCTGGCGGAATTATCAGAGATGGACAAGCCGACGTTTTGGATCGACAAGGAATCGGCT of Candidatus Nanosynbacter lyticus contains these proteins:
- a CDS encoding glycosyltransferase, with protein sequence MRVGLFTDTYRPSINGIVFVVESLKRELEALGHDVYVFCPAKSINPAKQAELLNEDPDSHIVRFPSIKGAFFDDYDTSVFFPPVVQRRIKELELDIVHIFTPSQIGLVGVSAAHKQQIPLVIQHCTDMYEFAEHYPAVLPGILTLAGVVLPLSIKLRGRDLFELVKLYRPRGITKWNRAIIECVITILYSKADAVIALSRKSVAQLSGWQDDDHLYDLTLLPNGVNALPRPSAAQLKAFRAGWGLRASDEVFGFIGRLGEEKNLPILIKAFDKYVAKARPKSKLLFVGDFEYRKRLEEMAAESKYADRIIFTGALPREELGVAYQALDVFCFPSLKDTQGWVLHEAAHARKPIIIIDTQVSEVVRDGVNGMFVKNRPKSMADAIITLLRSPARRARFGAESKKLAATFTERRQVRKLEKLYRRVIAQKAAAASRDLDRAA
- the smpB gene encoding SsrA-binding protein SmpB codes for the protein MTKPTKTKKSSTHAVVNRRARFDYELGEEVVAGLVLTGIEVRAAREGHVQLKGAFVSMRNGELWLNNASFSLRLNVRGQANTRSVDTSARKLLVSKRQLARFSEAKKQGMTIVPTKLLTSGKFIKVVIALARGKKTYDKRETIKRRDQDRETRRQLSGR